The following coding sequences are from one Humulus lupulus chromosome X, drHumLupu1.1, whole genome shotgun sequence window:
- the LOC133803505 gene encoding stearoyl-[acyl-carrier-protein] 9-desaturase 6, chloroplastic-like, whose amino-acid sequence MHAPSSSCPRNLQWAQRGGLQSPKTFQVDPLKPFVSFRVSAVAAPPPPLKFQRTHSMPPEKVEIFKSLEGWASNCVLPLLKPVDQCWQPQDFLPDPAKPKEEFFDQVRALRDRTVELPDEYFVVLVGDMITEDALPTYQTMINTLDGVKDETGASSSPWAQWTRAWTAEENRHGDLLRTYLYLTGRVDMVMIERTVQYLIGAGMDPGTENSPYLGFVYTSFQERATFVSHGSTARMAKESGDPVLARICGTIASDEKRHENAYAKIVEKLLEVDPNNAMLAIADMMRKKITMPAHLMYDGRDPKLFEHFSAVAQRLGVYTADDYADILEFLIGRWRLEKMEGLTAEAQRAQDYVCGLAPRIRKLQERADERARKMEPQSAKFSWIFNKEVLL is encoded by the exons ATGCACGCACCTTCCTCCTCTTGCCCTAGAAATCTTCAATGGGCCCAACGCGGTGGCCTCCAAAGCCCAAAAACATTCCAGGTGGACCCACTGAAGCCCTTCGTCAGTTTCCGAGTCTCCGCCGTGGCAGCCCCGCCGCCGCCGCTGAAGTTCCAGAGAACGCATTCGATGCCGCCTGAGAAAGTTGAAATCTTTAAGTCGCTTGAGGGCTGGGCCTCCAATTGTGTTCTGCCATTGCTGAAGCCCGTGGACCAATGCTGGCAGCCCCAAGATTTTCTACCCGACCCGGCAAAGCCCAAAGAAGAGTTCTTTGATCAGGTCCGTGCATTGCGTGATCGGACGGTCGAGCTTCCAGATGAGTACTTCGTCGTCCTTGTTGGAGATATGATCACGGAAGACGCATTGCCTACGTACCAGACCATGATAAACACCTTGGACGGCGTTAAGGACGAGACCGGAGCTAGCTCAAGCCCGTGGGCCCAGTGGACTCGGGCTTGGACTGCCGAGGAGAATCGCCATGGAGATTTGCTTCGGACCTATTTATATTTAACTGGTCGGGTCGACATGGTGATGATCGAAAGAACCGTCCAATACTTGATCGGAGCTGGCATG GACCCGGGAACGGAGAACAGCCCGTACTTGGGATTTGTGTACACGTCATTCCAAGAACGTGCCACGTTTGTCTCACATGGCAGCACAGCCCGCATGGCCAAGGAGAGCGGGGATCCAGTGTTGGCGCGTATATGCGGGACCATTGCATCCGACGAGAAACGACACGAGAATGCCTATGCTAAGATCGTGGAGAAGCTTCTAGAAGTGGACCCCAACAATGCCATGCTCGCAATCGCTGATATGATGAGGAAGAAGATCACAATGCCGGCCCACCTCATGTACGATGGACGCGACCCCAAATTATTCGAGCACTTCTCGGCTGTGGCTCAGCGGCTCGGTGTGTATACAGCTGATGACTACGCTGATATCTTGGAGTTCTTGATCGGACGGTGGAGGTTGGAGAAGATGGAAGGGTTGACGGCTGAGGCTCAGCGGGCTCAGGACTATGTTTGTGGCTTGGCACCGAGGATTAGGAAGCTGCAGGAGCGAGCCGATGAGCGGGCGAGGAAGATGGAGCCGCAAAGTGCCAAGTTTAGCTGGATATTTAATAAAGAAGtcctcttgtaa